The following coding sequences lie in one Peribacillus frigoritolerans genomic window:
- the dmpG gene encoding 4-hydroxy-2-oxovalerate aldolase — MRKDVLVTEVALRDGSHVVAHQFTIDQVKNMTGKLSAAGVPYIEVSHGDGLGGSSLQYGFSKVNDIELVKAAVEAAGQSVISVLLIPGIGTIDQLREAAHVGAKMARIATHVTEADVSKQHLEAAKHLGMEAIGFLMMSHMASPEKLLEQAVLMESYGADAVYVVDSAGSFLPQDVKARIRLLRSKLKIDIGFHAHNNLSLAMANSLMAIEEGANRIDGSIRCLGAGAGNTQTEVLVAVLDRMGIRTEIDLYKMLDLSEEVGNTIMPKPQEITDSSLIMGYSGVYSSFLLHANKAAKKYGVDARDILMELGRQKVVGGQEDTIIEVAEQMAFQKEGTLR; from the coding sequence TTGCGTAAAGATGTATTGGTGACTGAAGTTGCATTGCGGGATGGGAGCCATGTAGTGGCACATCAATTCACCATCGATCAAGTAAAGAACATGACTGGGAAACTTAGTGCTGCAGGTGTCCCTTATATTGAAGTGTCGCATGGAGATGGACTGGGCGGATCATCCTTACAATATGGTTTTTCAAAAGTGAATGATATTGAATTGGTGAAAGCCGCTGTTGAAGCTGCTGGCCAATCGGTTATTTCAGTACTTTTAATCCCTGGTATAGGGACAATCGACCAATTAAGAGAAGCCGCTCACGTTGGGGCGAAAATGGCGCGGATTGCAACCCATGTAACGGAAGCGGACGTCTCAAAGCAACATCTGGAAGCAGCGAAACATCTCGGTATGGAAGCAATCGGGTTTTTAATGATGTCTCACATGGCATCACCGGAAAAACTACTTGAGCAAGCCGTTTTAATGGAATCCTATGGAGCGGATGCTGTGTATGTTGTTGATTCGGCCGGTTCTTTTTTGCCCCAAGATGTGAAGGCGCGGATCCGTTTACTACGATCAAAGCTTAAAATTGATATTGGTTTTCATGCTCACAATAACTTATCGCTCGCTATGGCAAATTCACTTATGGCAATTGAAGAAGGGGCGAATAGAATCGATGGCAGCATCCGCTGTCTTGGTGCAGGTGCTGGTAATACCCAGACGGAAGTGCTTGTTGCCGTTCTGGATAGGATGGGTATCCGTACCGAAATTGACTTATATAAAATGCTTGATCTTTCGGAGGAAGTTGGAAATACAATCATGCCCAAGCCCCAGGAAATAACGGACTCTAGTTTAATCATGGGTTATAGTGGCGTGTACTCCAGCTTTTTATTGCATGCAAATAAAGCGGCGAAAAAGTATGGAGTTGACGCCCGGGATATTTTGATGGAGCTTGGTCGACAAAAAGTGGTTGGTGGTCAGGAAGATACCATAATTGAAGTAGCTGAGCAAATGGCATTTCAGAAAGAAGGGACTTTAAGATGA
- a CDS encoding 2-keto-4-pentenoate hydratase, which produces MIVSLTEWSARFLKAEKTGMGISAPTSEIPDLDVEDAYQIQLETIRMKTQSGLEVSGKKIGLTSKAMQEVLGVNEPDYGHLLDAMEIENNGCISSLRLIQPKVEAEVAFILKKDLHGPNITVDDVIEATDYVVASIEVVDSRVKDWEIKLADTVADNASSGLYILGDHKIHLSEIDLPSIQMKLYKNGEFINQGTGEAVLGNPATCVAWLANELHRFKGSLNAGEVILSGALSAAIKAKPGDRFTADFGEKLGKVSVNFE; this is translated from the coding sequence ATGATCGTTAGTTTAACAGAATGGTCTGCCAGGTTTTTGAAAGCGGAAAAAACAGGAATGGGAATATCGGCCCCCACCAGTGAAATTCCGGATTTGGATGTGGAGGATGCCTATCAAATTCAGCTTGAAACGATTCGAATGAAAACCCAGTCCGGTCTGGAAGTATCAGGTAAGAAAATAGGCTTGACTTCTAAGGCTATGCAGGAGGTACTGGGAGTGAATGAACCAGATTACGGACATTTACTTGATGCGATGGAAATAGAAAATAACGGCTGTATTTCGAGTTTGCGGTTAATCCAACCAAAAGTGGAGGCAGAAGTAGCTTTTATATTAAAGAAAGATTTACATGGCCCCAATATTACGGTTGATGATGTAATCGAAGCAACTGATTATGTGGTTGCTTCGATCGAAGTGGTTGATAGCCGAGTGAAGGATTGGGAGATCAAACTTGCAGACACTGTGGCGGATAATGCATCATCGGGCTTGTATATTCTGGGAGATCATAAAATTCACTTGAGTGAAATCGACCTCCCTTCCATTCAAATGAAACTATATAAAAATGGCGAATTCATTAACCAAGGAACAGGTGAAGCAGTACTTGGAAATCCAGCAACGTGCGTAGCATGGCTAGCAAATGAACTGCATCGGTTTAAAGGTTCATTGAATGCTGGAGAAGTCATTTTATCCGGTGCATTATCAGCAGCGATCAAAGCGAAACCGGGTGACCGTTTTACTGCTGACTTTGGAGAAAAACTTGGAAAGGTATCGGTTAATTTTGAGTGA
- a CDS encoding amidohydrolase family protein, producing MEMRIDFHTHILPLDLPDLTGKFGQGRWPVLERKCSCGADIMVSGKLFRKVTDQVWDAEKRIQDMDAEGVDMQVLSPVPVTFSYWAPIDQALYMSQFQNDFIAETVNRHPDRFIGLGTVPLQDLKVAIGEMERCKFELGLAGIEIGTNVNGENLDSPVLLEFFQMAEKWNVPLFIHPWETMAKDRTERHNLMYTVAMPSETALAAASIAWSGVMEKFPNLKICFAHGGGSFPYILPRIDQGWEVWPELRKTSMPPSHYAQKFYFDSLNYDTRNIQYLIDRFGYKKVLMGSDYPFLLREKPPGQVIDDTLNLSDEVKANLLGRNALRFLNLESRGEKHGKTD from the coding sequence TTGGAAATGCGAATAGATTTTCATACACATATTCTTCCGTTGGACCTCCCGGACTTAACCGGTAAATTTGGTCAGGGACGCTGGCCAGTACTAGAGCGGAAATGTTCTTGCGGGGCGGATATCATGGTAAGCGGAAAGCTGTTCAGGAAAGTGACTGACCAGGTATGGGACGCGGAAAAACGCATTCAGGATATGGATGCCGAAGGAGTCGATATGCAGGTGCTCTCACCGGTGCCAGTGACATTTTCATACTGGGCGCCAATTGACCAGGCGCTATATATGTCACAGTTCCAGAATGATTTCATTGCTGAGACTGTGAACAGGCATCCTGACAGGTTCATCGGTCTCGGTACTGTACCGCTTCAGGATTTGAAAGTGGCAATTGGTGAAATGGAACGCTGTAAATTTGAGCTTGGCCTGGCGGGAATCGAAATCGGTACTAACGTAAACGGAGAGAATCTGGATTCACCTGTTTTATTGGAATTCTTCCAAATGGCTGAAAAATGGAATGTCCCGCTGTTTATACATCCATGGGAGACAATGGCAAAAGACCGAACGGAACGGCATAACCTCATGTATACAGTGGCGATGCCGAGTGAAACGGCATTGGCGGCAGCAAGCATTGCATGGAGCGGCGTCATGGAAAAGTTCCCAAATCTGAAAATCTGTTTTGCACACGGCGGGGGCTCATTTCCATATATTTTACCGCGGATCGATCAGGGGTGGGAAGTATGGCCTGAATTAAGAAAAACATCAATGCCACCAAGCCATTATGCACAAAAGTTTTATTTCGATTCCCTGAACTATGATACCCGGAATATTCAGTATCTGATTGACCGTTTTGGGTATAAGAAAGTGCTGATGGGTTCCGACTATCCATTTTTATTGAGAGAAAAGCCTCCAGGTCAAGTGATTGATGACACTCTAAATCTTTCAGATGAAGTGAAAGCGAATCTTCTAGGTCGAAATGCATTGAGGTTCTTAAATTTGGAATCGCGAGGGGAGAAGCATGGAAAAACAGATTAA
- a CDS encoding IclR family transcriptional regulator, protein MISSVEKLIKILDLFTNEEPSLGNKEIAEKLNMSPSSSHHLVKTMCKDGMLIQGKDRKYRLGWKLLEWSSKVMYQQDIHYEAGPIISNLVLQFRGNSHIGMFHEGEVRFVMKMSSPHAEHMTTYIGARKPAYCTSTGKVLLAFNPSFIQPTLAKGLLKHSTNTITCINKLNEELKDIRKQGFAISDDENDYGLYGVAAPIKSYNGQVIAALNLVGDRNYMIGKEKTRIIQSVIRSAQMISKQVGYMSLV, encoded by the coding sequence ATGATCTCGTCCGTTGAGAAGCTAATAAAGATACTTGATTTATTCACAAATGAAGAACCCTCACTTGGAAATAAGGAAATAGCTGAAAAATTGAATATGAGTCCGAGCTCATCCCATCATCTAGTGAAAACGATGTGCAAGGATGGGATGCTGATCCAAGGCAAAGATCGAAAGTACCGGCTTGGTTGGAAGTTACTTGAGTGGAGCAGTAAAGTCATGTATCAGCAGGATATTCATTATGAGGCAGGTCCTATTATCAGTAATCTTGTCCTGCAATTTAGAGGTAATTCTCACATCGGTATGTTTCACGAAGGCGAAGTCAGGTTTGTGATGAAAATGTCGTCCCCTCATGCCGAGCATATGACCACATATATAGGAGCAAGAAAACCAGCTTATTGTACGAGCACCGGGAAAGTATTACTTGCCTTTAACCCATCCTTCATTCAGCCTACGCTTGCAAAAGGGCTTTTGAAGCACTCAACTAACACGATCACTTGCATTAATAAATTGAATGAAGAGTTAAAGGACATCCGCAAACAAGGATTTGCGATTAGTGATGATGAAAATGATTATGGGTTATATGGTGTGGCAGCACCCATTAAATCCTATAATGGCCAAGTCATTGCGGCACTTAACCTCGTCGGGGACCGAAATTATATGATTGGGAAAGAAAAAACGAGAATTATTCAGTCGGTAATTCGTTCGGCACAAATGATTTCAAAACAAGTTGGTTATATGTCGCTAGTGTGA
- a CDS encoding 3-hydroxyanthranilate 3,4-dioxygenase gives MKGYAQSSKLQARSLNLMKVIEDNKNLLKPPVNNKVLWEDSEFIVMLLGGPNYRRDFHVDPSDELFYQIKGSCYVECINQNGEREVVEVKEGEMFMLPADVPHSPHRVSDTYGIVIERKRAKDELEDFVWFCGNCNHEMHKVTIQLTNIEIQVKEAIEAFNGSKELRTCSECGHVMSENVEAWKCE, from the coding sequence ATGAAAGGATATGCTCAATCTTCAAAATTGCAGGCTAGATCATTAAATCTAATGAAAGTTATTGAAGACAATAAAAATTTATTGAAACCGCCGGTTAATAACAAAGTGCTTTGGGAAGATTCCGAATTCATTGTCATGCTACTGGGTGGTCCGAATTATCGGCGTGATTTTCATGTAGACCCTTCTGATGAGCTATTTTATCAGATAAAAGGCTCCTGCTATGTAGAATGTATCAATCAAAACGGCGAACGCGAAGTAGTGGAGGTGAAAGAAGGGGAAATGTTCATGCTGCCGGCTGATGTACCCCATTCTCCTCATCGTGTATCTGATACTTACGGCATTGTCATAGAACGCAAGCGTGCTAAAGATGAGCTTGAAGATTTTGTTTGGTTCTGCGGGAATTGTAACCATGAGATGCACAAAGTTACGATCCAATTGACGAATATTGAGATCCAGGTGAAAGAAGCCATCGAGGCTTTCAACGGTAGTAAAGAACTTCGCACCTGTAGTGAATGCGGTCATGTCATGTCAGAAAACGTTGAGGCTTGGAAATGCGAATAG
- the tenA gene encoding thiaminase II: MKFSEEIRQEADHIWEASFNHPFVAGIGDGTLPLECFRFYVMQDSYYLSHFARVQALGAVKATDLHTTSRLAGHAQGTYEAELKLHENFSERLGITKEERDNFKPAPTAYAYTSHMYRAAYSGHLGDVIAAILPCYWLYYEIGERLQGCMPEEPIYQEWIAAYGGEWFRTLVEEQIARLDEIAEKVTDEDKERMKEHFILSSQYEYSFWEMAYRLETWPVHKETLEV; this comes from the coding sequence ATGAAGTTTTCAGAGGAAATTCGTCAGGAAGCTGATCATATTTGGGAAGCTAGTTTTAATCACCCGTTTGTTGCAGGAATAGGAGATGGCACATTGCCATTGGAGTGTTTCCGTTTTTATGTCATGCAAGATTCCTATTATTTATCTCATTTTGCTAGAGTTCAAGCTTTAGGGGCAGTCAAAGCTACGGATTTACATACAACAAGCAGGCTTGCGGGCCATGCACAAGGAACATATGAAGCGGAGTTGAAGCTTCATGAGAATTTTTCTGAGAGATTAGGCATCACAAAAGAAGAACGGGATAATTTCAAACCTGCCCCGACTGCTTATGCTTATACCTCCCATATGTATCGTGCGGCATATTCGGGACATTTAGGGGATGTTATTGCAGCTATCTTGCCGTGTTACTGGCTGTATTATGAAATAGGTGAAAGACTGCAAGGGTGCATGCCGGAAGAGCCGATTTATCAAGAATGGATAGCGGCTTACGGAGGGGAGTGGTTCCGCACTTTGGTGGAAGAGCAAATTGCGAGGCTTGATGAGATTGCTGAAAAAGTGACAGACGAAGATAAGGAAAGAATGAAAGAGCATTTTATCCTCAGCAGCCAATATGAATACTCATTTTGGGAAATGGCTTATCGTTTAGAGACATGGCCTGTGCATAAGGAAACACTAGAAGTATAA
- a CDS encoding ECF transporter S component, whose translation MKKGLKLTDILVTIVIAVAFGIVYILWGSIYYSVKPFGLHLDQLIYGMWFIAGPVAFLILRKPGVALLAEIAAASGEFFLGSPWGLTVLLYGVVQGLFAELVFRAFKYKKFNMPVAVLAAIASCLASVIMDFAYGEIGALSTWNLSLFMIARFLGSIFFAGVTAYYLVKVLEATGVTNLVRPVSNKDYAELDQK comes from the coding sequence ATGAAAAAAGGATTGAAATTAACGGACATATTGGTCACGATCGTAATTGCGGTAGCATTTGGAATCGTTTATATCCTTTGGGGTTCGATCTATTATTCCGTTAAACCATTCGGGTTACATTTGGATCAACTTATTTATGGAATGTGGTTTATAGCTGGCCCCGTCGCCTTTTTAATTTTACGGAAACCGGGTGTGGCACTTTTGGCGGAGATAGCAGCAGCTTCCGGGGAGTTCTTTCTTGGTTCACCATGGGGGCTGACCGTGCTGTTATATGGGGTGGTACAAGGTTTGTTCGCGGAACTGGTGTTCAGGGCGTTCAAATATAAAAAATTCAATATGCCGGTGGCCGTTTTAGCTGCGATAGCTTCCTGCCTGGCATCAGTTATCATGGATTTTGCATACGGGGAAATAGGTGCGCTTTCTACTTGGAATCTATCGTTATTCATGATAGCGAGGTTTTTGGGTTCCATATTCTTTGCAGGTGTGACTGCTTATTATCTAGTTAAAGTCCTGGAAGCAACAGGTGTAACTAATCTTGTGCGTCCGGTTTCAAATAAAGATTATGCAGAACTGGATCAAAAGTAG
- a CDS encoding RidA family protein: MEKQIKAPEQVLEELGIMLEPPRKAVGNYVSHVRVGNLIFTSGQGVDDFHGKLGKELTEEEGYQAARQSMINLLRVLKDELGDLSRVKKVIKILGMINSTENFTGQPKVLNGASDLLVAVFGERGRHARSAVGMAQLPNNTAIEIEMIVEIQD, from the coding sequence ATGGAAAAACAGATTAAAGCGCCAGAACAAGTGCTTGAGGAACTTGGGATCATGCTAGAGCCGCCAAGGAAAGCGGTCGGCAACTATGTCAGCCACGTCCGGGTGGGAAATTTGATATTCACATCCGGACAAGGTGTTGATGATTTCCACGGCAAGCTTGGCAAAGAGCTGACGGAAGAAGAAGGATATCAGGCAGCGAGGCAGTCCATGATTAATCTTCTGAGGGTGCTTAAGGATGAGCTTGGAGATCTATCCAGAGTGAAGAAGGTAATCAAAATTCTCGGAATGATAAATTCAACAGAAAATTTCACAGGACAGCCTAAAGTATTGAATGGTGCATCAGATCTGCTTGTTGCCGTGTTTGGAGAGAGGGGCAGACATGCCCGGTCAGCAGTGGGGATGGCCCAGCTTCCAAATAACACTGCAATTGAAATTGAAATGATTGTGGAAATACAAGATTGA
- a CDS encoding aldehyde dehydrogenase: protein MQAAKASINTAKSIDCRHFINGEFLNPNQSKIFDNINPATEEKLGWVAEGGIEEVNQAVSAARRALKGPWRSFTDNERSALLRRIGDLILEKKEELTMLETLDTGKPYTLALEMDIKRSAHNFHFFADYITALGNESYNQNNIALHYSIRRPVGVVGMINPWNLPLLLLTWKLAPCLAAGNTAVMKPAELTPMTATKLMEICKEAGVPDGVVNLVHGYGVDSAGAALSEHPDVDAITFTGETKTGTAIMKAAAPTLKKISFELGGKNPNIVFADSNLDEVIETTLKSSFMNQGEVCLCGSRIYVQQGLYDEFLEKMVARTKKLKVGDPFDSDTEVGAVIGKEHYDKVMSYIDLAKEEGARILTGGRRAGQFEKGFFIEPTIIAGVTRESRCVREEIFGPVVTVMPFETEEEALEHANDTHYGLGATIWTNDLRRAHRVASKIEAGIIWVNTWYLRDLRTPFGGMKHSGIGREGGSHSFEFYSELSNVTIKL, encoded by the coding sequence ATGCAAGCAGCAAAAGCTAGTATAAATACAGCTAAATCGATAGATTGCCGGCACTTTATTAATGGGGAATTCCTGAATCCAAATCAATCCAAGATTTTTGACAATATCAATCCCGCAACGGAAGAAAAGCTTGGATGGGTTGCAGAAGGGGGTATAGAGGAGGTGAATCAGGCTGTTTCTGCAGCAAGACGTGCGCTTAAAGGTCCTTGGAGATCTTTTACCGATAATGAACGCTCTGCGCTTCTAAGGCGTATCGGCGATCTCATTTTGGAAAAGAAAGAAGAACTGACAATGTTGGAAACCCTTGATACAGGGAAACCATATACCCTTGCACTTGAAATGGACATCAAGCGTTCAGCTCACAATTTTCACTTTTTCGCGGACTATATCACTGCACTTGGTAATGAATCCTACAATCAGAACAACATTGCACTTCATTATTCTATTAGGCGGCCCGTAGGCGTGGTAGGAATGATAAATCCGTGGAATTTACCTTTGCTATTGTTGACGTGGAAATTGGCACCGTGCCTGGCAGCTGGCAATACAGCGGTTATGAAACCAGCTGAACTGACACCGATGACAGCGACAAAGTTAATGGAAATATGCAAGGAAGCGGGGGTTCCCGATGGAGTTGTCAACCTTGTGCATGGATATGGTGTAGATTCAGCAGGAGCCGCTCTAAGTGAACATCCGGACGTCGATGCGATTACATTCACAGGGGAAACAAAAACGGGAACAGCGATCATGAAAGCTGCCGCTCCCACATTGAAAAAAATCTCTTTTGAACTGGGCGGGAAAAATCCGAATATTGTATTTGCTGACTCGAATCTTGATGAAGTAATCGAAACGACATTGAAATCAAGCTTCATGAATCAAGGTGAAGTTTGTTTGTGCGGATCACGAATCTATGTTCAGCAAGGTTTGTATGACGAATTCCTTGAAAAGATGGTCGCGCGAACAAAAAAATTAAAAGTCGGTGATCCGTTTGATTCCGATACGGAAGTAGGAGCTGTAATAGGAAAAGAACATTATGACAAAGTGATGAGTTACATTGATTTGGCGAAAGAAGAAGGAGCGAGAATATTAACTGGAGGAAGAAGAGCAGGACAGTTTGAAAAAGGGTTTTTCATTGAACCGACAATCATTGCCGGAGTTACGCGTGAATCCCGTTGTGTACGGGAAGAAATTTTTGGTCCTGTGGTAACGGTCATGCCTTTCGAAACGGAAGAAGAGGCACTGGAGCATGCCAATGACACACATTACGGACTGGGGGCAACGATCTGGACCAATGATTTAAGGAGGGCGCATCGTGTCGCTTCTAAAATAGAAGCGGGCATTATCTGGGTGAATACCTGGTATTTACGTGATTTGCGTACACCTTTTGGGGGCATGAAACACAGCGGCATCGGCCGCGAAGGCGGATCGCATAGTTTCGAATTTTACAGTGAATTGTCTAACGTCACGATTAAATTATAA
- a CDS encoding acetaldehyde dehydrogenase (acetylating), translated as MKKLKVGIIGSGNIGTDLMMKIHRSDILEMSVMIGIDKESEGLKKARMHGHHVIENGMDGFLERPELADILFDATSAKAHVFHCEALKKMNKKLIDLTPAAIGPFIVPSVNLKENLNEAVVNMITCGGQATIPIVHAISQVAQVEYAEIIATISSRSAGPGTRANIDEFTQTTARALEQVGGAKKGKAIILLNPAEPPLIMRDTIHCLLQPDSFDMKAITASINKMAEKVSEYVPGYRLKTEPIFDGKQITVLLEVKGLGDFLPVYAGNLDIMTASAVKVGEEIAKSQFEHYV; from the coding sequence TTGAAAAAACTAAAAGTAGGCATTATTGGATCAGGTAATATCGGCACGGACTTAATGATGAAAATTCATCGGTCGGATATTCTGGAAATGTCGGTGATGATAGGTATCGACAAGGAATCGGAGGGTTTGAAGAAGGCTAGGATGCACGGACATCATGTCATTGAAAATGGCATGGATGGATTTTTGGAAAGGCCGGAGCTTGCAGACATTTTATTCGATGCCACATCTGCGAAGGCGCATGTTTTTCACTGCGAAGCTTTGAAAAAGATGAACAAGAAGCTGATAGACTTGACTCCTGCCGCAATCGGACCGTTCATTGTTCCTTCCGTGAATTTAAAAGAAAATTTGAATGAGGCGGTTGTTAACATGATCACTTGCGGCGGTCAGGCGACAATCCCCATCGTTCATGCGATCAGTCAAGTGGCCCAGGTCGAATATGCCGAAATAATAGCGACAATTTCCAGCAGGAGTGCCGGTCCCGGAACCCGTGCTAATATTGATGAGTTCACACAAACGACGGCAAGGGCCCTGGAACAGGTGGGTGGAGCGAAAAAGGGGAAGGCTATTATTCTGCTGAATCCGGCAGAACCGCCACTCATCATGAGGGATACGATTCATTGTCTGCTTCAACCGGATTCCTTTGATATGAAAGCAATAACAGCGTCCATAAATAAGATGGCGGAAAAAGTTTCTGAATATGTTCCAGGATACCGCCTGAAGACAGAGCCGATATTTGATGGGAAACAAATAACAGTCCTTCTGGAAGTGAAAGGGTTAGGAGATTTTCTCCCCGTATATGCAGGTAATTTGGATATAATGACGGCTTCAGCTGTAAAAGTAGGGGAAGAAATCGCTAAAAGCCAATTCGAACACTATGTTTGA
- a CDS encoding 2-keto-4-pentenoate hydratase, with protein sequence MKLDQLAKRVAESQKNGLEMDKLTLYNPELTVNQAYEIQKLSINETLTGDNRLIGWKMGLTSKAKQQQVGVEEAIYGRLTSDMELTKPVLKVGELIHPRVEPEFAFLFKDELKGANITAKDVWPAVECVFLALEVIDSRYKNFSFTLTDVVADNASSAKILLSNQAYSPYHTDWAQAEVTLYQNGEMQKRGRGEAVLDHPIHSIVELVKMINREGLSIQAGMIVLVGGITDAVSIQASDEIIADYGELGKLTLHVIA encoded by the coding sequence ATGAAACTAGATCAACTGGCAAAACGGGTAGCCGAATCGCAAAAAAATGGTCTTGAAATGGATAAGCTTACATTATACAATCCTGAACTAACAGTAAATCAAGCGTATGAAATTCAGAAGTTGAGCATTAATGAGACACTTACTGGTGATAACAGATTGATCGGATGGAAGATGGGCTTGACGAGCAAAGCCAAACAACAGCAAGTAGGGGTAGAGGAAGCAATCTATGGCAGGTTGACATCTGACATGGAACTAACTAAACCAGTATTAAAAGTTGGGGAACTCATTCATCCGAGAGTGGAACCTGAATTTGCTTTTTTGTTCAAGGACGAACTGAAAGGTGCAAATATAACGGCGAAAGATGTCTGGCCGGCTGTAGAATGTGTATTTCTTGCTCTTGAAGTTATTGACAGCCGTTATAAAAACTTTTCTTTTACACTTACCGATGTAGTAGCGGATAACGCATCCTCAGCCAAAATCCTGCTTAGCAATCAAGCTTATTCACCGTATCACACGGACTGGGCTCAAGCAGAAGTTACGCTTTATCAAAATGGTGAAATGCAAAAGAGGGGTCGCGGTGAAGCTGTGCTCGATCACCCGATTCATTCGATTGTGGAGCTTGTAAAAATGATTAACCGGGAAGGACTTTCCATCCAGGCTGGAATGATTGTTTTAGTAGGCGGAATTACAGATGCCGTATCGATACAGGCAAGCGATGAAATAATAGCAGATTACGGTGAACTAGGGAAACTGACATTACATGTTATAGCGTGA
- a CDS encoding MFS transporter gives MREVNASEVVGNSRFGRFHIMVFMWCLFAITFDGFDIAMYGVGLPLMMEEWNLTPVEAGGIASYSLFGMMVGALIFAPLADKIGRKKVLAICICLFSVFTLLSSFAPDPAFFSVMRFIAALGMGGLMPNVISLMAEYSPKKNKVLIVTAMYCGYSIGSILASLIGMYVMEQMSWRVLYWIGALPLLALPFFMKQFPESLSYYVIRKQGEKLAGILNRIDPDGDYKESDDYEFAKVQERAKGFPVKKLFENKRTLSTFAFWVAAFNCLLMVYGLNTWLPKIMQQSGYGLSSSLSFNLISGIGQIGGSIIGGYLVGKIGHRRVLLSLCAMGTVCFVILGLTSNAAALYILIAFGGASTVGTMNLANTYISEYYPREIRSTGIGWALAFGRIGAIVAPTLIGLLLAANYSPQNAFMAFTVPSIMAALALLVVKERYGSYDKLQLEENIKLKATSNV, from the coding sequence TTGCGTGAGGTCAATGCTTCGGAAGTGGTAGGTAATAGTAGATTTGGCCGTTTTCATATAATGGTCTTCATGTGGTGTTTGTTCGCAATTACCTTTGATGGATTTGATATAGCCATGTACGGAGTAGGTTTGCCTTTGATGATGGAGGAATGGAACTTGACGCCAGTCGAAGCTGGCGGAATTGCAAGTTACTCATTGTTCGGTATGATGGTGGGAGCACTCATTTTTGCACCTCTTGCGGATAAAATAGGGAGAAAAAAAGTGCTTGCCATCTGTATATGTCTATTCAGTGTTTTTACATTACTTTCAAGTTTTGCCCCGGATCCTGCCTTTTTCTCGGTTATGCGATTTATAGCGGCCTTGGGAATGGGAGGATTAATGCCAAACGTCATCTCCCTAATGGCGGAATACTCACCCAAAAAGAATAAGGTTCTCATTGTAACCGCTATGTACTGCGGTTATTCTATCGGAAGCATACTCGCTTCTTTAATTGGAATGTATGTGATGGAACAAATGAGTTGGAGGGTTTTGTATTGGATAGGGGCGCTTCCCTTGCTGGCACTGCCATTCTTCATGAAGCAATTTCCTGAATCGCTTTCCTATTATGTTATTCGAAAACAAGGAGAAAAGCTTGCTGGAATCCTGAATCGCATTGATCCAGACGGCGACTATAAAGAGTCGGACGATTATGAGTTTGCCAAAGTCCAAGAAAGGGCAAAGGGCTTTCCAGTCAAGAAACTCTTTGAAAATAAGCGCACTCTTAGCACATTTGCGTTTTGGGTAGCTGCCTTTAATTGTTTACTTATGGTATACGGACTCAATACATGGTTACCCAAAATCATGCAGCAGTCCGGATACGGCCTTTCATCCAGTTTATCTTTCAATCTTATATCGGGAATAGGACAAATTGGCGGATCGATAATTGGAGGGTATTTAGTTGGGAAAATAGGCCATAGAAGAGTACTTTTATCCCTCTGTGCCATGGGTACGGTCTGTTTTGTTATATTAGGTTTGACCTCAAATGCAGCAGCATTATATATTCTGATCGCTTTTGGAGGGGCCAGTACAGTCGGCACGATGAATTTGGCCAATACGTATATATCCGAGTATTATCCGCGGGAGATAAGGTCCACCGGGATAGGTTGGGCCTTGGCTTTTGGTAGAATTGGAGCGATTGTTGCCCCAACATTAATAGGATTACTGCTCGCTGCTAACTATTCACCACAAAATGCATTCATGGCCTTCACGGTTCCGAGCATAATGGCTGCCTTGGCGTTACTCGTTGTGAAAGAGAGGTATGGCAGCTATGATAAACTGCAGCTTGAGGAAAATATAAAACTAAAAGCTACATCGAATGTATAA